A single Crateriforma conspicua DNA region contains:
- a CDS encoding heparinase II/III domain-containing protein — translation MSLLPTSNRPTGIFDTSIDARIFRRCRPLAVAMFAWLLLLPGSHLTWAAGPGDVDTAYPPDASIDQVRQLVDSIDPVHPRLFADAEAFSTLKRSIADDPLRKTLADAVIRQADWLADTPPVRRQLEGRRLLDVSRTALKRVLVLATAYQITDNAAYADRCVVEMLAAARFTDWNPSHFLDVGEMTLALAIGYDWCFDAMTDDQRQQIRNAIVEKGVSLPFETNHKGWVRASNNWGQVCHAGLTAGALAVAEDHPELAAKTVKNAIDNVTRSMHVFAPEGCYPEGPGYWAYGTGFNVVLIDALETALGTDFGLSHCPGFDKTGGYLTMVTGPSGETFNYADGGSGRSPQSCLFWFASRFDQPAWLMGETQRIQSYAESVTPRSAASSSNRLLPLALIWQDDTSPGNPADSLPLNWNPGGDVPITVHRSSWDPQRQTFLGIKAGSPSANHGNMDVGSFVLDADTIRWAVDLGAEGYHGIESRGMNLWDRSQNSDRWTIFRQSNAGHNTLVINGQLQRAKGFGTIAKFDAKSATTIVDMSDVYAGQAESVRRGFRMLDDGSVIIRDELSGLKPGDTVRWGMITKAEKADADSTGREMLLRQDGQSLRLTVDGPDDAPWQVIDTATPRSEFDSPNRGTSMVAFESAAGDDGTLAWTVHLAPGSTGNDQTGQGQRRQTSPLDRW, via the coding sequence ATGTCACTGCTTCCCACCTCGAATCGTCCCACTGGGATCTTTGATACCTCCATCGACGCCAGGATTTTTCGGCGATGCCGCCCGCTTGCGGTCGCCATGTTCGCCTGGCTGTTGCTGCTTCCCGGTTCACATCTGACATGGGCGGCCGGTCCCGGCGATGTCGACACAGCGTACCCGCCGGATGCATCGATCGATCAAGTTCGCCAGCTGGTCGATTCCATCGATCCGGTTCATCCGCGTTTGTTTGCGGACGCGGAAGCGTTTTCGACGCTGAAGCGTTCGATCGCCGATGATCCGCTTCGCAAAACACTAGCCGACGCGGTCATCCGTCAAGCCGACTGGCTGGCCGATACACCGCCGGTCCGGCGTCAACTGGAAGGCCGGCGTTTGCTGGACGTCTCGCGTACGGCGCTCAAACGAGTGTTGGTCTTGGCCACGGCCTATCAGATCACCGACAACGCCGCGTATGCCGACCGATGCGTCGTCGAGATGTTGGCCGCCGCCCGATTTACCGATTGGAATCCGTCGCACTTTCTGGACGTCGGTGAAATGACACTGGCACTGGCGATCGGCTATGACTGGTGTTTCGATGCGATGACGGACGATCAACGTCAACAAATCCGTAACGCCATCGTCGAAAAAGGCGTCAGTTTGCCGTTTGAGACCAATCACAAAGGCTGGGTCCGCGCCAGCAACAACTGGGGACAAGTCTGTCACGCCGGACTGACCGCGGGTGCACTGGCGGTCGCCGAAGATCATCCGGAACTGGCGGCCAAGACGGTCAAGAATGCGATCGACAATGTCACCCGGTCGATGCATGTCTTTGCACCGGAGGGTTGCTATCCCGAAGGTCCCGGATACTGGGCCTACGGCACCGGATTCAACGTCGTCTTGATCGATGCACTGGAAACCGCCCTGGGCACCGACTTTGGTCTCAGCCATTGCCCGGGCTTCGACAAAACGGGCGGCTACCTGACCATGGTCACCGGCCCCAGCGGCGAAACCTTCAACTATGCCGACGGCGGTTCGGGTCGGTCGCCACAGTCGTGTCTGTTTTGGTTCGCCAGCCGGTTCGACCAGCCCGCTTGGCTGATGGGCGAAACGCAGCGCATCCAAAGTTACGCCGAATCCGTCACCCCACGGTCGGCCGCAAGCAGTTCCAACCGATTGCTGCCGCTGGCACTGATTTGGCAGGACGATACCAGTCCCGGTAACCCGGCGGATTCGCTGCCGTTGAATTGGAATCCGGGTGGTGATGTGCCCATCACTGTTCACCGCAGTTCTTGGGATCCACAGCGACAAACCTTCCTGGGCATCAAAGCCGGTTCACCATCGGCCAACCACGGCAACATGGACGTCGGTTCGTTCGTGCTGGATGCCGATACCATCCGCTGGGCCGTTGATTTGGGTGCCGAAGGCTATCACGGCATCGAATCTCGCGGCATGAATCTGTGGGACCGCAGCCAAAACAGCGACCGATGGACGATCTTTCGCCAGTCCAACGCGGGGCACAACACGCTGGTGATCAACGGGCAACTGCAACGTGCGAAAGGATTCGGAACGATTGCCAAATTCGATGCCAAGTCGGCGACGACCATCGTCGACATGAGCGACGTTTATGCCGGGCAAGCTGAATCCGTCCGCCGAGGCTTTCGCATGCTGGACGACGGCAGCGTGATCATTCGCGATGAACTGTCGGGCCTGAAACCCGGCGACACCGTCCGGTGGGGCATGATCACAAAAGCCGAAAAGGCCGATGCCGATTCAACCGGCCGTGAAATGCTGCTTCGACAAGACGGCCAATCGCTACGTTTAACGGTCGACGGGCCCGACGATGCGCCGTGGCAGGTCATCGACACCGCGACACCACGAAGCGAATTTGATTCGCCCAACCGTGGCACGTCGATGGTCGCGTTTGAATCGGCCGCCGGGGATGACGGTACGCTGGCTTGGACGGTGCACCTGGCCCCCGGTTCGACCGGCAACGACCAGACCGGGCAGGGCCAGCGTCGTCAAACAAGTCCACTGGATCGCTGGTGA
- a CDS encoding amidohydrolase encodes MFRLVLLAAVLALSPLTATAAEIVRYRCVEWKAKHIHEKKKADTIAETLKKLKCEVKRHAHGDHEDVKYRCPKWQALNLKTHDEAHKWEKWLKEYGFQTEHKH; translated from the coding sequence ATGTTTCGATTGGTTCTTTTGGCCGCTGTTCTTGCTCTCAGTCCGCTGACGGCGACCGCCGCGGAAATCGTTCGTTATCGCTGCGTCGAGTGGAAGGCGAAGCACATCCACGAAAAAAAGAAGGCCGACACGATCGCCGAAACGCTGAAAAAGCTGAAGTGCGAAGTCAAACGGCACGCCCACGGCGACCATGAAGACGTCAAATACCGATGCCCCAAATGGCAGGCGTTGAACTTGAAAACGCACGACGAAGCCCACAAGTGGGAAAAGTGGCTGAAGGAATACGGTTTCCAAACCGAACACAAGCATTGA
- a CDS encoding phosphonoacetaldehyde reductase, protein MPIPTSDTLADRLPAEVLRCLDDTGQTYLDSIDRMGSVLKQMHCNRPLVVIDRRAVTASNLSATVEAALADVDCLWFDEFTPNPTSEEALRAANAAAEHRADSVIAIGGGTCLDVAKMAALAGSENADRQSDVCRGGSTESLSPLPLMAAPSTSGTGSEATQFAAIYVDGRKQSISDKRMRPAVVIMDPRLHAAMPASIAACTGMDALSQAIESLWAVGRTEASARYAQAGGRLIAESLVSSVCDADEGSRFKMMWGAHLAGQAINISKTTASHALSYQLTQRFGIAHGHAVALTLGPLAAANATTDATNCNDPRGAEVVCGHVQQAASVLNATPAQMPSVMSDLLRQIGLPNSLSEAGIGENRLAEIAASVDPVRLGNNPRRLDTAELHELLLRAYTA, encoded by the coding sequence ATGCCAATACCAACATCCGACACCCTGGCTGATCGATTGCCCGCCGAAGTCCTTCGTTGTCTGGACGACACCGGACAAACATATTTGGATTCCATTGATCGCATGGGCAGCGTCTTGAAGCAGATGCATTGCAACCGCCCTTTGGTCGTGATCGATCGTCGTGCGGTCACCGCGTCGAACCTGTCGGCGACCGTGGAAGCAGCGTTGGCCGACGTTGATTGCCTGTGGTTTGACGAATTCACCCCCAACCCGACCAGCGAAGAAGCGTTGCGGGCGGCCAATGCTGCGGCCGAACACCGGGCCGACTCGGTCATCGCGATCGGCGGTGGGACCTGCTTGGACGTTGCCAAGATGGCGGCGCTGGCCGGATCGGAAAACGCCGATCGACAAAGCGACGTCTGCCGCGGCGGATCAACGGAATCACTTTCACCTTTGCCCTTGATGGCCGCCCCCAGCACGTCGGGAACCGGCAGCGAAGCGACGCAGTTTGCCGCGATCTACGTCGACGGGCGAAAGCAATCGATCTCCGACAAACGCATGCGTCCCGCGGTGGTGATCATGGACCCACGACTGCATGCGGCGATGCCGGCATCGATCGCCGCATGCACCGGGATGGACGCGTTGTCCCAGGCGATCGAATCGCTATGGGCGGTGGGCCGTACCGAAGCATCGGCGCGGTATGCTCAGGCCGGCGGACGCCTGATCGCCGAAAGCCTCGTCTCCAGTGTTTGTGATGCAGATGAAGGCAGCCGATTCAAGATGATGTGGGGCGCGCACCTGGCCGGCCAAGCGATCAACATCAGCAAAACAACCGCTTCCCATGCTCTGTCGTACCAATTGACCCAACGGTTTGGGATCGCGCACGGACACGCCGTCGCGTTAACCCTGGGACCATTGGCTGCGGCCAATGCGACCACCGATGCAACGAACTGCAACGACCCGCGGGGTGCGGAAGTCGTTTGCGGACATGTCCAGCAGGCTGCATCGGTGCTGAACGCCACGCCGGCGCAGATGCCCAGTGTGATGTCGGACCTGTTGCGTCAAATCGGTCTGCCAAATTCCCTGTCGGAGGCCGGAATCGGTGAAAACCGCTTGGCCGAGATCGCCGCCTCGGTGGACCCAGTTCGACTTGGGAACAACCCACGGCGTTTGGACACCGCGGAGCTTCACGAGCTACTGCTTCGTGCATACACGGCTTGA
- a CDS encoding SprT family zinc-dependent metalloprotease, with translation MTTFRPNRRTKDADGLARPSAGVAKASASVIPPRDPDRLAKLAELVSRQRFETKDILFNQAEIHRLTLSLSRTIDRPNFRRVDVDDLRRMIRMYDERFFGGRLLPHAEAEGLTFGLSKRMTRIAGKMVTHYSTDRIRGPRKFEMVLSSTLLFQTFRDVDRPVEVTGRRCRDRLEAMQRIAEHELVHLTEMLIWNDGNCDQARFQSIARRYFAHTDYQHDLITQQERAARKFNLRVGDAVRFRFQDRWLVGRINRITRRATVLVEDPKGEAFSDGGRYLRYYVPLEHLKRA, from the coding sequence ATGACCACGTTCCGACCGAATCGTCGCACCAAAGACGCCGACGGCCTGGCTCGTCCCAGTGCCGGCGTTGCCAAGGCGTCAGCAAGCGTCATTCCCCCACGTGACCCGGATCGGTTGGCCAAGCTGGCCGAATTGGTCAGCCGGCAACGGTTTGAAACCAAGGATATTCTGTTCAACCAAGCCGAAATTCATCGCTTGACGTTGTCGCTAAGCCGGACCATCGATCGTCCGAATTTTCGCCGGGTCGACGTCGATGACCTGAGGCGAATGATCCGGATGTATGACGAGCGGTTTTTCGGCGGGCGATTGCTGCCGCACGCCGAAGCGGAAGGTTTGACCTTTGGACTGTCCAAGCGGATGACGCGGATCGCCGGAAAGATGGTGACGCACTACTCCACCGATCGCATTCGCGGGCCTCGCAAGTTTGAAATGGTGCTTTCATCGACCCTGTTGTTCCAAACCTTTCGGGACGTCGACCGGCCCGTCGAAGTCACCGGCCGCCGGTGTCGCGACCGCTTGGAAGCGATGCAGCGAATCGCCGAACATGAGCTGGTGCATTTGACCGAGATGCTGATTTGGAACGACGGCAATTGTGACCAGGCCCGGTTTCAATCGATCGCACGACGCTATTTCGCTCACACCGATTACCAGCACGATTTGATCACCCAACAGGAACGTGCGGCACGGAAGTTCAATTTGCGGGTGGGGGATGCGGTCCGATTCCGTTTTCAGGACCGCTGGTTGGTCGGGCGGATCAATCGAATCACACGGCGGGCGACGGTTTTGGTGGAAGACCCCAAGGGCGAAGCTTTCTCCGACGGCGGGCGATACCTGCGGTACTACGTGCCGCTGGAACATTTAAAGCGAGCTTGA
- a CDS encoding HAD family hydrolase — MSGPKISMIVFDVAGTTVSDKENAVARCVSEAVTAAGVPTDAQAVNPLMGTPKPDAIRTLLARDPSLKITDALVNETHQDFQNRMIDYYRHSPGVVPTDGAVEVFQTLRDRGIKVALDTGFDRPTLDTILDRLSWHDQVDATVSSDQAAGRPDPGMIHHLMRQLGESDPRRVAKVGDSVSDVRQGLAADCGWVAAVLSERTRPLFEEPVDPDYRTVHTIESLQEILPHFDPSSPCANA; from the coding sequence ATGAGCGGACCAAAGATCAGCATGATCGTCTTCGACGTCGCTGGAACCACGGTTTCCGACAAGGAAAACGCCGTCGCCCGATGTGTCAGCGAAGCGGTGACCGCCGCTGGGGTCCCGACCGATGCCCAGGCGGTCAATCCATTGATGGGCACCCCCAAACCCGATGCGATCCGAACACTGCTCGCAAGAGATCCATCGCTGAAAATCACCGACGCCTTGGTGAACGAAACTCACCAGGACTTTCAAAACCGCATGATCGACTACTACCGACATTCGCCCGGGGTCGTTCCGACCGACGGCGCGGTGGAGGTCTTTCAAACGCTGCGGGATCGCGGCATCAAGGTCGCACTGGATACCGGTTTTGACAGGCCGACCCTGGACACCATCTTGGACCGATTGTCTTGGCACGATCAAGTCGATGCGACGGTCAGCAGTGACCAGGCCGCCGGCCGCCCCGATCCCGGCATGATCCATCACTTGATGAGACAATTGGGTGAAAGCGATCCGCGACGTGTTGCCAAAGTTGGCGACAGTGTCAGTGATGTCCGACAAGGCTTGGCGGCGGACTGTGGATGGGTGGCAGCGGTGCTGAGCGAGCGGACCCGACCGCTGTTCGAAGAACCAGTGGATCCGGACTATCGAACCGTTCACACCATTGAATCATTGCAAGAGATCCTGCCGCACTTTGATCCATCATCACCTTGTGCAAACGCGTGA
- a CDS encoding AAA family ATPase, with protein sequence MSHSPTPASDSSDDPGDRSRIVYLMRGLPGCGKSHRAWRLAGDGGVVLETDQYFYTQVGDDPGHYDYDAEFMQTARDWNFDRFRSAIRQRASPIVVDRGNGLNAETQRYAILAAESGYQIKLAEPDSPWWQELRVLLKYKQYVDETLFDQWAEKLSEATRRTHRVPASTIRRWMRAWRAELTIEEILQLE encoded by the coding sequence TTGAGCCATTCCCCAACGCCAGCGAGTGACTCTTCGGACGATCCAGGTGATCGCTCGCGCATCGTTTACCTGATGCGCGGGTTACCGGGTTGCGGAAAGAGTCACCGGGCGTGGCGTTTGGCGGGAGATGGTGGCGTCGTCCTGGAAACGGATCAGTACTTTTACACCCAAGTTGGTGACGATCCTGGACACTACGACTATGACGCGGAGTTTATGCAAACGGCTCGAGACTGGAATTTTGATCGCTTTCGTTCAGCAATCCGCCAGCGGGCTTCACCCATCGTGGTGGATCGCGGCAACGGATTGAATGCGGAAACTCAGCGGTACGCTATCCTGGCCGCTGAAAGTGGTTACCAGATCAAGTTGGCCGAGCCTGATTCACCGTGGTGGCAAGAATTGCGTGTCCTCTTGAAGTACAAGCAATACGTCGATGAAACGCTGTTCGACCAATGGGCGGAAAAGCTCTCCGAGGCGACGCGAAGGACGCATCGGGTACCGGCATCAACGATCCGGCGATGGATGCGGGCGTGGCGAGCCGAGTTGACGATCGAAGAGATCTTGCAACTTGAGTGA
- a CDS encoding helix-turn-helix domain-containing protein — MNLTELAQRLKRVRLQRGLTLEQVATQAGLSRGWLSKVENFRLTPSLPALSEIASVLDVSLSELFEGLEAEPGLVVVRSDQRVEYRRDEPVSKIRYASLAHARPKRSMDPFLLKVPVEDDREKLPHKGEEFLYVLSGQARLDYGDDSHELNPGDSVYFDGEVPHRVVCRDGEECEVLVVFHDVGGEASDHIVADEEAEEA; from the coding sequence ATGAATTTGACTGAATTGGCACAGCGGCTCAAACGCGTCCGACTGCAACGCGGGCTGACCCTGGAACAGGTGGCCACGCAAGCCGGTTTGTCCCGGGGGTGGTTGTCCAAAGTCGAAAACTTTCGTCTGACACCTTCGCTGCCGGCGCTGTCTGAAATCGCATCCGTTTTGGACGTGTCGCTGTCGGAACTGTTTGAAGGCTTGGAAGCGGAACCCGGTTTGGTGGTCGTGCGAAGCGACCAGCGGGTGGAGTATCGACGCGACGAACCGGTCAGCAAGATTCGATACGCCAGTCTGGCTCACGCTCGACCCAAACGCAGCATGGATCCGTTCCTGTTGAAAGTGCCGGTCGAAGATGATCGTGAAAAGCTGCCGCACAAGGGCGAAGAATTTCTGTACGTCTTGTCAGGGCAAGCTCGTTTGGATTACGGCGATGATTCGCACGAACTGAATCCGGGCGACAGCGTTTACTTCGATGGCGAAGTCCCCCATCGCGTCGTTTGCCGCGACGGCGAAGAGTGCGAAGTCTTGGTCGTCTTTCATGACGTTGGTGGCGAAGCGTCCGATCACATCGTTGCCGACGAAGAGGCCGAAGAAGCCTGA
- a CDS encoding phytoene desaturase family protein yields the protein MPKDFLKNAAEQYDVIVIGSGLAGMTSANILGRAGHRVLLLEQHYKLGGLATWFLRPGGHVFDISLHGFPHGMIKSCRRYWNRDIADRIVQLKNIRFDNPQFSLTTTFNREDFTRLLTTRFGIEHQTVVDFFDTARGMNFYDDQTTTTKQLFDRFFPGRSDVVRLLMEPITYANGSTLEDPAITYGIVFSNFMSKGVFIYEGGTDDLVGRMKKELIKNGVDIAINCGVDRVVVDGGRVTGVEVNGRRIGCRAVVSNANLKTTVLKMVGEDHLDPQFVQDARDVRLNNSSTQVYMALKEGETIDESSGDLFFTSTAEEFRTDLLLSRDITSRTFSFYYPKTRPQKEKKRFAVVSSTNANWSDWANLDEAEYEASKKDLVETTIDALDRYLPGIREKIDHAEAATPRTFQHYTRHETGASFGTKFEGLGVSRALPQQVRGMFHAGSVGIIMSGWLGAINYGVIVSNEVDQLLVQPSPATV from the coding sequence TTGCCAAAAGACTTCCTAAAAAACGCCGCGGAGCAGTATGACGTCATCGTGATCGGCAGTGGATTGGCCGGAATGACCAGCGCCAATATCTTGGGGCGGGCCGGTCATCGTGTCTTGCTGCTGGAACAGCACTACAAATTGGGCGGGCTGGCGACGTGGTTTCTGCGCCCCGGTGGCCACGTGTTTGACATCTCGCTGCACGGGTTCCCGCACGGGATGATCAAGTCGTGTCGCCGGTACTGGAACCGCGACATCGCCGATCGCATCGTCCAGCTGAAGAACATTCGTTTCGACAATCCTCAGTTTTCACTGACGACGACCTTTAATCGCGAAGACTTCACGCGGTTATTGACGACCCGGTTCGGCATCGAACACCAAACCGTGGTCGACTTTTTCGATACCGCCCGTGGGATGAACTTCTACGACGACCAAACGACCACGACCAAGCAACTGTTCGATCGTTTCTTTCCCGGCCGCAGTGATGTGGTCCGTCTGCTGATGGAACCGATCACCTATGCCAACGGTTCGACGCTGGAGGATCCCGCGATCACCTACGGCATCGTGTTCAGCAATTTCATGTCCAAGGGCGTCTTCATTTACGAAGGCGGCACCGACGATTTGGTCGGCCGCATGAAGAAGGAGCTGATCAAAAACGGTGTGGACATTGCGATCAACTGTGGCGTCGATCGGGTGGTGGTCGATGGCGGACGCGTCACCGGCGTGGAAGTCAACGGACGCCGGATCGGTTGCCGCGCCGTGGTCAGCAACGCCAACCTGAAGACCACCGTGCTGAAGATGGTGGGCGAAGACCATTTGGATCCGCAGTTCGTCCAGGACGCTCGCGATGTGCGGCTGAACAACAGCAGCACCCAGGTCTACATGGCGCTGAAGGAGGGCGAAACGATCGACGAATCCTCCGGTGATCTGTTCTTCACCAGCACGGCCGAGGAATTTCGAACCGACCTGTTGCTGTCGCGTGACATCACCAGCCGCACGTTCAGTTTTTACTATCCAAAGACTCGGCCGCAAAAAGAAAAGAAACGTTTCGCGGTCGTCAGCAGCACTAACGCCAATTGGTCAGACTGGGCGAACCTGGATGAAGCTGAATACGAGGCCAGCAAGAAAGACTTGGTGGAAACCACCATCGACGCGCTGGACCGTTACTTGCCCGGCATCCGTGAAAAGATCGACCACGCCGAAGCCGCCACGCCGCGGACGTTCCAACATTACACCCGCCACGAGACGGGCGCCAGTTTCGGGACCAAGTTCGAAGGCCTGGGGGTCAGCCGCGCACTGCCGCAACAGGTCCGCGGTATGTTCCACGCCGGCAGCGTTGGAATCATCATGAGCGGTTGGTTGGGCGCGATCAACTACGGCGTCATTGTCAGCAACGAAGTCGATCAGTTGCTGGTCCAGCCGTCGCCGGCGACCGTCTGA
- a CDS encoding aspartate aminotransferase family protein — protein sequence MSTPSQNHAVTDTTPPPPVDRSEGDVNLSPRRDQWQARTIGADIRRMLDQDSDAFLHQCLSSPCLNALSACDGIYLEDVDGRRFMDFHGNYVHQVGFRNPRVVAAVKDQLDVLPFCTRRYTNEPAIRLAGRLGELAPGDLSKCLFAPSGAVAVGMALKLARLATGRHKTISMWESFHGATLEASSVGGEALFRSDIGPLLPGTIQVPPPGHRQCVFGCGGDCDARCADYIEYVLQQEGDVAALIAEPIRASNVTAGSPEFWKRVADACRRNGTLLIFDEIPTGLGRTGHLFASACTGVTPDMIVLGKGLGGGVMPMAALIARRDLDVAGNKAIGHYTHEKSPLGAAAALATLDCLLGPLDAPNPHDDRSGEHSAEAPGNLIDRAVQLGKRLRRQLIDFRKSCPIIGDVRGEGLLVGFDVVEPQSPQRACPQRAEAVLYAALDEGVSFKTGGGNTVVLAPPLTITDAELDEAALRICRAVQRVHDGHGS from the coding sequence ATGTCCACGCCCTCACAAAACCATGCAGTGACGGATACCACACCCCCTCCACCGGTGGACCGATCCGAAGGCGATGTGAATCTTTCGCCAAGAAGAGATCAATGGCAAGCAAGAACGATTGGCGCAGACATTCGACGAATGCTTGACCAAGACAGCGATGCTTTTCTGCACCAGTGCCTGTCCAGTCCTTGCCTGAATGCCCTTTCGGCCTGCGATGGGATCTATCTGGAAGACGTCGATGGCCGCCGATTCATGGACTTTCACGGCAACTATGTGCATCAAGTCGGCTTTCGGAATCCCCGCGTGGTCGCGGCGGTGAAAGACCAATTGGATGTGTTGCCGTTTTGTACGCGACGATACACCAACGAACCGGCGATTCGTTTGGCCGGCCGATTGGGTGAACTGGCACCGGGCGACTTGAGCAAATGCCTTTTCGCCCCCAGCGGTGCGGTCGCCGTGGGCATGGCGTTGAAGCTCGCGCGATTGGCGACCGGGCGTCACAAAACGATTTCGATGTGGGAATCGTTCCATGGCGCGACTTTGGAAGCGTCATCGGTTGGTGGAGAAGCTTTGTTTCGCAGCGACATCGGACCGCTGCTGCCCGGCACCATCCAAGTCCCGCCGCCGGGGCACCGACAATGCGTCTTCGGGTGCGGAGGCGATTGCGACGCCCGGTGTGCCGATTACATCGAATACGTGTTGCAGCAGGAGGGCGACGTTGCGGCTTTGATCGCCGAACCGATCCGCGCGTCAAATGTCACGGCGGGATCGCCGGAGTTTTGGAAACGTGTCGCCGATGCCTGCCGGCGAAATGGCACGCTGTTGATCTTCGACGAAATCCCCACGGGCCTGGGCCGGACCGGACACCTGTTCGCAAGCGCTTGCACCGGAGTCACCCCGGACATGATTGTGCTGGGCAAGGGATTGGGTGGCGGCGTCATGCCGATGGCGGCTTTGATCGCCCGCCGTGACCTGGACGTCGCGGGCAACAAGGCGATCGGACACTACACGCACGAAAAATCACCACTGGGCGCCGCCGCAGCGCTGGCCACCTTGGATTGTTTGTTAGGGCCACTAGACGCCCCAAACCCACATGACGATCGATCCGGCGAACATTCCGCGGAAGCACCTGGGAACTTGATCGATCGGGCGGTGCAACTGGGCAAACGTCTTCGACGACAGTTGATCGACTTTCGAAAATCGTGCCCGATCATCGGGGACGTTCGAGGCGAAGGCTTGCTGGTCGGCTTTGACGTTGTCGAACCACAGTCGCCGCAGCGGGCTTGTCCACAGCGTGCCGAAGCCGTGCTGTACGCCGCGCTTGACGAAGGCGTCAGCTTCAAAACGGGTGGCGGCAACACCGTCGTCTTGGCGCCGCCGCTGACGATCACCGATGCCGAACTGGACGAAGCCGCTTTGCGGATCTGTCGTGCGGTGCAACGCGTCCACGACGGTCACGGTTCATGA